From a region of the Alosa sapidissima isolate fAloSap1 chromosome 9, fAloSap1.pri, whole genome shotgun sequence genome:
- the snrpb2 gene encoding U2 small nuclear ribonucleoprotein B'' — MDIRPNHTIYINNVNDKIKKEELKRALYLLFSQFGQILDIVAMKTMKMRGQSFVVFKELASATNALRQLQGFPFYNKPMRIQYAKTDSEVISKMRGTYGDKDKKKEKKKKALEQALNANRKPAGGAPSQPPPPATQVPDNPPNYILFLTNLPEETNEMMLSMLFNQFPGFKEVRLVPGKHDISFVEFENEGQAGVAKDALQGFRITATCAMKITYAKK, encoded by the exons ATGGATATACGACCGAATCATACGATTTACATAAACAATGTAAATGACAAGATAAAGAAGGAAG AGCTGAAGAGGGCGCTCTACCTGCTCTTCTCCCAGTTTGGCCAGATACTGGATATTGTGGCGATGAAGACGATGAAGATGAGGGGCCAGTCTTTTGTGGTGTTCAAAGAGCTTGCCTCCGCCACCAATGCCCTCAGGCAACTCCAAGGCTTCCCCTTCTACAACAAACCCATG CGTATTCAGTATGCCAAAACCGACTCAGAGGTCATCTCCAAGATGCGTGGCACGTACGGTGATAAGgacaagaagaaggagaagaagaagaaggctcTGGAACAGGCACTCAACGCCAACAGGAAGCCTGCAGGG GGTGCCCCATCACAGCCTCCGCCCCCGGCAACACAG GTTCCTGATAACCCACCGAATTACATCCTGTTCCTGACGAACCTGCCGGAGGAAACCAATGAGATGATGTTATCCATGCTGTTTAATCA GTTTCCCGGTTTCAAAGAGGTTCGCCTCGTCCCAGGGAAGCACGACATCTCCTTCGTGGAGTTCGAGAACGAGGGACAGGCCGGTGTCGCTAAGGACGCGCTTCAGGGATTCCGCATCACCGCCACGTGTGCCATGAAGATCACCTATGCCAAGAAATGA